A single window of Eucalyptus grandis isolate ANBG69807.140 chromosome 1, ASM1654582v1, whole genome shotgun sequence DNA harbors:
- the LOC104428895 gene encoding polygalacturonase — protein MAKSFLVINSSINSSWLLLVSFFLIVATSLKQSEAASYNVLSYGAKADGRTDSTMAFQRVWSSACGSAVPATVYVPQGNFVLKPVVFTGPCKNRILFLIAGTLIAPSNYWSLGNSGYWILFNKVTRVTVHGGTLNARGSGYWACKSSGKSCPVGARSISLEGSSNVVISGITSMNSQNIHMAINNCMNVLIQNVRIKAPSQSPNTDGIHIRSSTGVTIASSSFMTGDDCISIGPGSKNVWIQRVVCGPGHGISVGSLAGNANEEGVENVTVTGAVFTGTQNGVRIKSWGRPSTGFARTISFRNIIMKNVFNPIIIDQNYCPSNTNCPNQNSGVKISRVTYRNIKGTSATPVAMNFICSPTNPCSGIALQNIELKHLTAQATSYCKNAGGSSRGIVVPRSCF, from the exons ATGGCAAAGTCGTTCCTCGTGATTAATAGCTCCATAAACAGTTCATGGCTTCTCTTAGTATCATTCTTTCTCATTGTGGCCACATCTCTAAAACAATCGGAAGCAGCCTCGTATAATGTGCTGAGCTACGGGGCGAAGGCGGACGGGAGGACTGACTCGACCATGGCATTCCAAAGAGTGTGGTCGTCAGCCTGTGGCTCGGCCGTGCCGGCCACGGTCTATGTCCCGCAGGGAAACTTCGTGCTGAAGCCGGTGGTGTTCACTGGACCGTGCAAGAATAGGATCTTGTTTCTAATCGCGGGGACTCTAATAGCTCCGTCAAATTACTGGAGTTTGGGGAATTCGGGGTATTGGATATTGTTCAATAAGGTAACGAGGGTTACGGTTCATGGAGGGACTCTCAATGCACGAGGTTCTGGTTACTGGGCTTGCAAGAGTTCTGGCAAGAGTTGCCCCGTGGGAGCTAGG TCAATATCGTTGGAAGGGTCGAGCAATGTCGTGATCAGTGGCATAACATCCATGAACAGCCAGAATATTCACATGGCGATTAACAACTGCATGAATGTGCTTATCCAGAACGTGAGGATAAAAGCACCGTCGCAAAGCCCCAATACCGACGGCATTCACATCAGGTCTTCCACCGGAGTAACcattgcctcctcctccttcatgaCCGGTGACGACTGCATCTCCATTGGTCCAGGCTCCAAGAATGTCTGGATCCAGCGTGTTGTGTGTGGTCCCGGGCACGGCATCAG TGTTGGAAGCCTGGCAGGTAATGCGAATGAAGAAGGAGTTGAGAATGTGACAGTAACAGGTGCAGTTTTCACAGGAACTCAGAATGGAGTGAGGATCAAATCATGGGGAAGGCCAAGCACTGGATTTGCTAGAACCATTTCTTTCAGGAACATCATCATGAAAAATGTGTTTAACCCCATCATCATAGACCAAAATTACTGTCCAAGCAACACAAATTGCCCTAATCAG AATTCAGGTGTGAAGATTAGCCGAGTTACATACAGGAACATCAAAGGAACCTCGGCCACACCAGTTGCTATGAATTTCATCTGTAGCCCGACAAATCCGTGCTCAGGCATTGCATTGCAGAATATAGAACTCAAGCACCTTACTGCACAAGCCACTTCTTACTGTAAGAATGCTGGAGGCAGCAGCAGAGGAATTGTTGTGCCGAGAAGTTGTTTCtga